In one window of Haemophilus parainfluenzae DNA:
- a CDS encoding Na+/H+ antiporter family protein — translation MLSNPVVISIAVLLALSLLRLNVIIALVISALTAGLGGGLGLTKTIETFTGGLGGGAEVAMNYAMLGAFAIAISKSGITDLLAYKMITRMNKTPTGKNLAWFKYILLSILLLFAISSQNLLPVHIAFIPIVLPPLLSIFNRLKIDRRAVACIITFGLTATYMILPVGFGKIFIESVLVKNINLAGAPLGLQTSVGEVSLAMLIPVSGMILGLLTAVFITYRKPREYVVTTTEPTTTEIEQHIANITPIQITASAVAIVATFATQLFTSSTIIGGLVGLVIFGVFGIFKLKESNDIFQQGLRLMAMIGFVMITASGFANVINTTSGVQDLVDALSTGAIQSKGVAAFLMLLVGLLITMGIGSSFSTVPIITSIYVPLCLSFGFSPLATVAIVGVAAALGDAGSPASDSTLGPTSGLNMDGKHDHIWDSVIPTFMHYNIPLLTFGWIAAMTL, via the coding sequence ATGTTATCGAATCCCGTTGTTATTTCAATTGCCGTGCTACTGGCGTTAAGCTTGCTACGCTTAAACGTGATTATCGCACTGGTGATTTCCGCTCTGACCGCAGGCTTAGGTGGTGGCTTGGGTTTAACTAAAACCATTGAAACCTTTACAGGCGGCTTAGGTGGTGGTGCTGAAGTAGCGATGAACTATGCGATGCTCGGTGCATTTGCCATTGCGATTTCAAAATCCGGCATTACTGATTTGCTTGCCTACAAAATGATTACCCGAATGAACAAAACACCAACCGGTAAAAATTTAGCGTGGTTTAAATATATTCTGCTTAGCATTTTACTCTTATTTGCTATTTCATCCCAAAATTTGCTACCAGTACACATTGCATTTATTCCAATTGTTTTACCGCCTTTACTTTCTATTTTTAACCGTTTAAAAATTGACCGCAGGGCAGTGGCCTGTATTATTACCTTTGGTTTAACCGCAACCTATATGATCTTACCTGTTGGTTTTGGAAAAATTTTCATTGAGAGCGTGTTAGTCAAAAATATCAATCTTGCTGGTGCACCACTCGGATTACAAACCAGCGTAGGTGAAGTTTCCCTTGCTATGCTTATCCCTGTTTCAGGCATGATTCTTGGTTTACTCACTGCTGTATTTATTACCTATCGTAAACCACGTGAATATGTAGTAACAACTACCGAGCCAACGACAACCGAAATTGAACAACACATTGCGAACATTACACCTATTCAAATTACTGCAAGTGCGGTTGCTATTGTCGCTACTTTTGCTACACAGCTTTTCACAAGCTCAACAATTATTGGTGGTTTAGTCGGTTTAGTCATTTTCGGTGTATTCGGTATCTTCAAACTCAAAGAAAGTAATGACATTTTCCAACAAGGCTTACGTTTAATGGCGATGATCGGCTTTGTTATGATTACAGCTTCTGGTTTTGCTAATGTCATTAATACCACAAGTGGTGTACAAGATTTAGTTGATGCACTTTCAACTGGTGCGATTCAAAGTAAAGGCGTTGCGGCATTCTTAATGTTACTCGTTGGGTTATTGATTACTATGGGTATTGGTTCTTCCTTCTCAACTGTACCAATTATCACCTCAATTTATGTACCTCTTTGTCTCTCTTTTGGTTTCTCACCACTTGCGACAGTGGCTATCGTAGGTGTAGCGGCGGCACTAGGGGATGCGGGTTCACCGGCTTCTGACTCCACACTTGGGCCAACATCCGGTTTAAATATGGATGGTAAACACGACCACATTTGGGATTCAGTTATACCAACTTTTATGCATTACAATATCCCATTATTAACATTCGGTTGGATTGCAGCCATGACCCTTTAA
- the aspS gene encoding aspartate--tRNA ligase produces MMRTHYCGALNRNHIGQEVTLSGWVHRRRDLGGLIFIDMRDRDGVVQVCFDPKYQEALTAASSLRNEFCIQIKGEVIARPDNQVNKNMATGEVEVLAKELRIYNASDVLPLDFNQNNTEEQRLKYRYLDLRRPEMAQRLKTRAKITSFVRRFMDDNGFLDIETPMLTKATPEGARDYLVPSRVHKGKFYALPQSPQLFKQLLMMSGFDRYYQIVKCFRDEDLRADRQPEFTQIDVETSFLTAPEVREIMERMVRGLWQNIIGVDLGKFPQMTWQEAMTRFGSDKPDLRNPLELVDVADIVKDVEFKVFNEPANNPNGRVAVIRVPNGTEITRKQIDEYTQFVGIYGAKGLAWAKVNDINAGLEGVQSPIAKFLNEEVWKALAERVKAQTGDILFFGADKWQTTTDAMGALRLKLGRDLGLTRLDEWQPLWVIDFPMFERDDEGNLAAMHHPFTSPKDFTPEQLEANPTDAVANAYDMVINGYEVGGGSVRIFDPKMQQTVFRILGINAQEQREKFGFLLDALKFGTPPHAGLAFGLDRLTMLLTGTENIRDVIAFPKTTAAACLMTEAPSFANPQALAELSIAVTKAE; encoded by the coding sequence ATGATGCGTACACATTATTGCGGTGCATTAAACCGCAACCATATTGGACAAGAAGTAACATTAAGCGGTTGGGTTCACCGTCGTCGCGATTTAGGTGGTTTAATTTTTATTGATATGCGTGATCGCGATGGTGTCGTACAAGTTTGTTTTGACCCGAAATATCAAGAAGCGTTAACTGCAGCTTCGAGCTTACGTAATGAATTTTGTATTCAAATTAAAGGTGAAGTAATCGCGCGTCCTGATAATCAAGTTAATAAAAATATGGCGACAGGCGAAGTAGAAGTATTGGCGAAAGAATTACGCATCTACAACGCTTCTGACGTTTTACCATTAGACTTCAACCAAAATAACACCGAAGAACAACGTTTAAAATATCGTTATTTAGATTTACGTCGTCCAGAAATGGCACAACGTTTGAAAACCCGTGCAAAAATCACCAGCTTTGTGCGTCGTTTTATGGATGACAACGGTTTCCTTGATATTGAAACCCCAATGCTTACCAAAGCAACGCCAGAAGGTGCACGTGACTATTTAGTACCAAGCCGTGTGCATAAAGGCAAATTCTATGCATTGCCACAATCACCGCAGCTTTTCAAACAGCTTTTAATGATGTCTGGTTTTGATCGTTATTATCAAATTGTGAAATGTTTCCGTGATGAAGACTTACGTGCAGATCGTCAGCCTGAATTTACTCAAATCGATGTGGAAACTTCTTTCTTAACTGCGCCAGAAGTACGTGAGATCATGGAACGCATGGTACGCGGTTTATGGCAAAACATCATTGGTGTGGATTTAGGTAAATTCCCACAAATGACCTGGCAAGAAGCAATGACTCGTTTTGGTTCAGATAAACCGGATTTGCGTAACCCGCTTGAATTAGTCGATGTGGCAGATATCGTTAAAGATGTTGAATTTAAAGTATTTAATGAGCCAGCAAACAATCCAAACGGCCGTGTGGCAGTCATTCGTGTACCAAATGGTACTGAAATCACTCGTAAACAAATTGATGAATATACACAATTTGTGGGTATTTACGGTGCAAAAGGTTTGGCTTGGGCGAAAGTAAATGACATTAATGCAGGCCTTGAAGGCGTACAAAGCCCGATCGCAAAATTCTTAAATGAAGAGGTATGGAAAGCGTTAGCTGAACGTGTGAAAGCTCAAACTGGCGATATCTTATTCTTCGGTGCAGATAAATGGCAAACTACTACGGATGCAATGGGGGCATTGCGTTTGAAATTAGGTCGTGATCTTGGCTTAACTCGTTTAGACGAATGGCAACCACTTTGGGTAATTGATTTCCCAATGTTTGAACGTGACGATGAAGGTAATCTTGCAGCAATGCATCACCCATTCACTTCACCAAAAGATTTTACGCCAGAACAATTAGAAGCGAATCCAACCGATGCGGTAGCAAATGCTTACGATATGGTGATCAACGGCTATGAAGTAGGTGGTGGTTCCGTGCGTATTTTTGATCCGAAAATGCAACAAACCGTCTTCCGCATTCTTGGTATCAATGCACAAGAACAACGTGAAAAATTCGGTTTCTTATTGGACGCATTAAAATTCGGTACACCGCCACATGCTGGTCTAGCATTTGGTTTAGACCGTTTAACCATGCTTTTAACAGGCACCGAAAATATCCGTGATGTGATTGCATTCCCGAAAACAACAGCAGCAGCTTGTTTAATGACAGAGGCACCAAGTTTTGCGAATCCGCAGGCTCTAGCTGAGTTGAGTATTGCTGTGACGAAAGCTGAATAA
- the gloA gene encoding lactoylglutathione lyase, with product MQILHTMLRVGDLDRSIKFYQDVLGMRLLRTSENPEYKYTLAFLGYEDGASAAEIELTYNWGVDKYEQGTAYGHIAIGVDDIYAICEAVRASGGKVTREPGPVKGGTTVIAFVEDPDGYKIEFIENKSSKSGLGN from the coding sequence ATGCAAATTTTACACACGATGCTTCGAGTAGGTGATTTAGACCGCTCTATTAAGTTTTATCAAGATGTTTTAGGTATGCGTTTATTGCGTACGAGTGAAAACCCTGAATATAAATATACGCTTGCTTTTTTAGGTTACGAAGATGGCGCAAGCGCTGCAGAAATTGAATTAACATACAACTGGGGCGTAGATAAATATGAACAAGGTACAGCATATGGACATATTGCTATCGGCGTTGATGATATTTATGCCATTTGTGAAGCCGTTCGTGCAAGTGGTGGTAAAGTGACTCGCGAACCAGGCCCAGTTAAAGGTGGTACAACCGTTATTGCCTTCGTTGAAGATCCAGATGGCTATAAAATTGAATTTATCGAAAATAAAAGTTCAAAATCTGGTCTAGGCAATTAA
- the priC gene encoding primosomal replication protein PriC gives MSIQSLLNTLEQKVLQLTQTYQPNSDKKINAKFNRTLFTEDFETVGFYLKEIQQSLTKLCKIPHQNEEQIVFMAEHLLGQCTALNEAMNRKHKKAIQPKKTEQPVTSNKSQHSIHRLPPRERLEKYYEALQQLTEKYGEAKAQANTAQTDIQRDIYKQTATIYLTRRQKCLEAIETLEEYLAFKEAQDSAIKK, from the coding sequence ATGTCTATTCAATCATTACTCAATACGCTCGAGCAAAAAGTACTTCAACTAACTCAAACCTATCAACCTAACTCTGATAAAAAAATCAATGCGAAATTTAACCGCACTTTATTTACCGAAGATTTTGAAACCGTTGGTTTTTATCTCAAAGAAATCCAACAAAGCTTAACTAAGCTATGTAAAATTCCTCATCAAAATGAAGAACAAATTGTATTTATGGCAGAACATCTTTTAGGGCAATGTACCGCTTTGAACGAAGCGATGAATCGCAAGCATAAAAAGGCTATTCAACCGAAAAAAACGGAACAACCCGTTACAAGTAATAAATCACAACATAGCATTCATCGTCTCCCTCCTAGAGAGCGTCTAGAAAAGTATTATGAAGCCTTGCAGCAACTCACAGAAAAATACGGAGAAGCCAAAGCACAAGCTAATACGGCTCAAACAGACATTCAACGAGATATATATAAGCAAACAGCTACGATTTATTTAACACGCCGACAAAAATGTTTAGAAGCGATTGAGACCTTAGAAGAATACCTTGCTTTTAAAGAGGCTCAAGACAGTGCGATCAAAAAATAA
- a CDS encoding NRAMP family divalent metal transporter, translated as MSEVSTPVEKSTWASKFSALGPGIVMASAAVGGSHIIASTQAGAIYGWELVSIVILANLFKYPFFRFGVQYTLDTGNTLLEGYRQKGKFYLWLFLALNVFATVINTAAVGLLTAAILTFITPIPLPMPVLSSLVILVTTGILLLGKYRLLDSLSKIIMIALTVTTVSAVVIAFMRNGIHGVASPDFVAPSPWELSKLAFLVALMGWMPAPIEISAINSMWVVAKRRLTKVSYEDGLFDFNVGYIGTAILAVVFLALGALVQYGSPETVEMVGGKYIAQLINMYASTIGEWARLLIAVIAFMCMFGTTITVIDGYSRTNVEAVRILFGKQESSVRILNIGMILAALSGLAIIFYFNNAVGPMLKFAMIASFVSAPIFAWLNLSLTKHAKHSVKGGLLWLSLIGLFYLTAFAGLFIAQQAGWLN; from the coding sequence ATGAGTGAAGTTTCAACTCCAGTAGAAAAATCAACGTGGGCGAGTAAATTCTCTGCCTTAGGCCCTGGCATTGTGATGGCATCAGCAGCTGTTGGTGGTTCACATATTATTGCATCTACCCAAGCTGGTGCGATCTATGGTTGGGAATTAGTGAGCATTGTCATTCTAGCTAACTTATTTAAATATCCTTTCTTCCGTTTCGGTGTTCAATATACCCTAGATACGGGTAATACCTTGTTAGAAGGTTACCGTCAAAAAGGGAAGTTCTACCTTTGGTTATTCCTTGCTTTAAACGTTTTTGCCACAGTAATTAATACCGCGGCAGTGGGATTATTAACGGCAGCAATTTTAACGTTTATTACACCAATTCCACTTCCAATGCCCGTGTTAAGCTCATTAGTGATTCTTGTGACAACTGGCATTTTATTGTTAGGGAAATATCGTTTATTAGATAGTTTATCGAAAATCATCATGATTGCTTTAACAGTAACAACCGTAAGCGCTGTCGTGATTGCCTTTATGCGTAACGGCATCCATGGTGTAGCCTCACCTGATTTTGTCGCGCCTTCTCCATGGGAATTAAGTAAATTAGCGTTTTTAGTTGCGTTGATGGGCTGGATGCCTGCACCAATTGAAATTTCTGCAATTAACTCAATGTGGGTGGTAGCAAAACGTCGTCTAACGAAAGTATCTTATGAAGACGGCTTGTTTGACTTCAATGTAGGTTACATCGGCACAGCAATTTTAGCTGTCGTCTTCTTAGCGCTTGGTGCATTGGTGCAATATGGTTCTCCAGAAACCGTAGAGATGGTTGGCGGAAAATATATCGCACAACTTATCAATATGTATGCAAGTACTATTGGTGAATGGGCGCGTTTATTAATTGCCGTGATTGCGTTCATGTGCATGTTTGGAACAACAATTACGGTAATTGATGGTTATTCTCGTACCAATGTTGAAGCCGTGCGTATCTTGTTTGGTAAACAAGAAAGCTCTGTGAGAATTCTTAATATCGGCATGATTTTAGCAGCGTTGTCTGGTTTAGCGATTATTTTCTATTTCAATAATGCTGTGGGTCCAATGTTGAAATTCGCGATGATTGCTTCATTTGTTTCTGCACCAATCTTTGCTTGGTTGAATTTATCTCTGACTAAGCACGCGAAACACAGTGTAAAAGGTGGATTATTGTGGTTATCCCTTATCGGTTTATTCTACTTAACTGCTTTTGCAGGCTTGTTTATCGCCCAACAAGCTGGCTGGTTAAACTAA
- the nudB gene encoding dihydroneopterin triphosphate diphosphatase yields MTSLKYKNNQSVLVVIYAESTHRVLMLQRQDDPCFWQSVTGTLETNETPRETAIREVWEEVGLKIEENLTALFDCKESIEFEIFPHFRYKYAPNVTHCHEHWFLLAVEQEFEPILSEHFAYQWVSPEHAIQMTKSPNNAEAIKKYLMNGFPL; encoded by the coding sequence ATGACGAGCTTGAAATATAAAAATAATCAATCGGTTCTTGTGGTGATTTATGCGGAAAGCACGCATCGTGTTCTTATGCTTCAGCGCCAAGATGATCCCTGCTTTTGGCAATCCGTTACGGGGACATTGGAAACCAACGAAACACCAAGAGAAACGGCAATTCGAGAAGTTTGGGAAGAAGTTGGATTAAAAATAGAAGAAAATTTGACCGCACTTTTTGATTGTAAAGAGAGTATAGAATTTGAAATTTTCCCGCATTTCCGCTATAAATACGCACCGAATGTGACTCACTGTCATGAACATTGGTTTTTATTGGCAGTTGAACAGGAATTTGAACCGATATTAAGTGAGCATTTTGCGTATCAATGGGTTTCTCCAGAACATGCGATCCAAATGACGAAATCGCCGAATAATGCCGAGGCCATCAAAAAATATTTGATGAACGGCTTTCCTCTATAG
- the cmoA gene encoding carboxy-S-adenosyl-L-methionine synthase CmoA, with product MMKDTIFAAPIEKLGDFTFDESVAEVFPDMIQRSIPGYSNIITAIGMLAERFVTADSQVYDLGCSRGAAALSMRRNIKQPNVKIIGVDNSLPMVERCRQHVAAYHSDVPVEILCDDIRQIEIKNASMVVLNFTLQFLPPEDRVALLTKIYQGLNPNGVLVLSEKFRFEDEKVNGLLIDLHHQFKRANGYSELEVSQKRTALENVMRTDSINIHKERLKNIGFSHVELWFQCFNFGSMIAVK from the coding sequence ATGATGAAAGATACGATTTTTGCCGCCCCGATCGAAAAACTGGGCGATTTTACTTTTGATGAAAGCGTGGCGGAAGTTTTCCCCGATATGATTCAACGCTCGATTCCGGGCTACTCCAACATTATCACGGCGATTGGTATGTTGGCTGAACGTTTTGTGACTGCTGACAGCCAAGTCTATGATTTAGGCTGTTCACGCGGTGCGGCAGCTCTTTCTATGCGACGTAATATTAAACAACCGAATGTGAAAATTATCGGTGTCGATAATTCTTTACCAATGGTGGAACGCTGCCGTCAGCACGTTGCGGCTTATCATAGTGATGTGCCCGTAGAAATTCTTTGCGATGATATTCGTCAAATTGAAATTAAGAACGCCTCAATGGTGGTGCTCAACTTCACATTGCAATTTTTACCACCAGAAGATCGTGTAGCCTTGCTCACCAAAATCTACCAAGGTTTAAATCCAAACGGCGTGTTGGTGCTCTCTGAAAAATTCCGTTTTGAAGATGAAAAAGTGAATGGGCTACTGATTGACCTCCATCACCAATTCAAACGTGCTAACGGTTACAGTGAGCTTGAAGTGAGCCAAAAACGCACCGCACTTGAAAATGTTATGCGTACTGACTCGATTAACATCCACAAAGAGCGGTTAAAAAATATCGGATTTTCACACGTCGAATTATGGTTCCAATGCTTTAATTTTGGTTCAATGATTGCGGTGAAATAA
- the rnt gene encoding ribonuclease T: MSNSSEIPYHYQLKNRFRGYFPVIIDVETAGFDAKKDALLELAAITLKMDENGNLQPDQKCHFHIEPFEGANINPESLKFNGIDIHNPLRGAVSELDAITGLFQMVRRGQKDAECQRSIIVAHNATFDQSFVMAAAERTGVKRNPFHPFGMFDTATLAGFMFGQTVLVKACQAAKIPFDGKQAHSALYDTERTAELFCYMVNHLKDLGGFPHIAQTNETEKTAENQTAL; the protein is encoded by the coding sequence ATGTCCAATTCATCAGAAATTCCTTATCACTATCAATTAAAAAACCGTTTTCGTGGCTATTTTCCCGTTATTATTGATGTGGAAACAGCAGGATTTGATGCAAAAAAAGATGCACTTTTAGAACTTGCGGCAATCACCTTAAAAATGGATGAAAATGGCAATTTGCAACCTGATCAAAAATGCCATTTTCATATTGAACCATTTGAAGGAGCGAATATTAATCCCGAATCACTCAAATTTAATGGAATTGATATTCACAATCCATTGCGTGGTGCCGTATCTGAATTAGATGCGATCACGGGATTGTTCCAAATGGTGCGTCGTGGACAAAAAGATGCAGAATGTCAGCGCTCTATCATCGTAGCGCACAATGCCACTTTTGACCAAAGTTTCGTGATGGCGGCGGCTGAACGTACAGGTGTAAAACGCAATCCATTCCACCCTTTTGGGATGTTTGATACCGCAACGCTTGCCGGTTTTATGTTTGGCCAAACGGTACTTGTCAAGGCGTGCCAAGCGGCAAAAATTCCTTTTGATGGCAAACAAGCACACTCTGCGCTCTATGATACTGAACGTACAGCAGAATTATTTTGCTATATGGTGAATCATTTAAAAGATCTCGGGGGATTCCCACATATTGCTCAAACAAATGAAACGGAAAAAACAGCTGAAAATCAGACCGCACTTTAA
- the rne gene encoding ribonuclease E, whose product MKRMLINATQKEELRVALVDGQRLFDLDIESPGHEQKKANIYKGKITRVEPSLEAAFVDYGAERHGFLPLKEIAREYFPADYVFQGRPNIRDILTEGQEVIVQVNKEERGNKGAALTTFVSLAGSYLVIMPNNPRAGGISRRIEGDERIELKEALSSLDVPEGVGLIVRTAGVGKSPEELQWDLKVLLHHWEAIKQASQSRPAPFLIHQESDVIVRAIRDYLRRDIGEILIDSPKVFEKAKAHIKLVRPDFINRVKLYQGEVPLFSHYQIESQIESAFQREVRLPSGGSIVIDVTEALTAIDINSARSTRGGDIEETALNTNLEAADEIARQLRLRDLGGLVVIDFIDMTPVRHQREVENRIRDAVRQDRARIQISRISRFGLLEMSRQRLSPSLGESSHHVCPRCQGTGKVRDNESLSLSILRLIEEEALKENTKQVHTIVPVQIASYLLNEKRKAVHSIEKRHDVDIIVVPNEAMETPHFSVFRVREGEELNELSYNLTKFHDAQDDTFVPEESLVSRNIETAAVTSEQVMESAAVSLSIPTAAPAPVERKSEKPSLFAKIVAAIKGLFASEPKEEEKNQNNRNNRNSNRNNRRNQERRNNRRSRNNENNDNAKNTDEENTRPTRERVNNRRNRRNGNEEVTSESAVNLANVSDDHRQEEKVEKPAAERRQRRDLRKRVRIENDANNIHNNIVEQAEAPTVKNEVTESHTVEHTEDKPRQERQRRTPRHLRTSNNQRRRRNEVKSPMPLFAAVASPELASGKVWVDYSVVNSVKESNFLSVDELLEQEKTKKGVITPAMGIVVEEKSVKTQPALDFITQPANEAVQQKVQESLERLHHKSEPIAQIETAEVEPQEKAEFVRSYVFTGRAGTISAVQHTKAAMTLAKAPDEVSKPFPIVEWTESRYYFNGKGAAGHHSAISHIYSEATQAKAE is encoded by the coding sequence ATGAAAAGAATGTTAATCAATGCGACTCAAAAAGAAGAGTTGCGCGTTGCGTTGGTCGATGGCCAGCGTTTATTCGACTTGGATATTGAAAGTCCGGGTCATGAACAGAAAAAAGCCAATATTTACAAAGGAAAAATCACTCGCGTAGAGCCGAGTTTAGAAGCTGCCTTTGTGGATTATGGTGCAGAGCGCCATGGCTTCCTTCCTTTAAAAGAAATTGCCCGCGAATATTTCCCTGCTGATTATGTATTCCAAGGTCGTCCAAATATCCGTGATATTTTGACTGAAGGTCAAGAAGTGATCGTTCAGGTGAACAAGGAAGAGCGTGGCAATAAAGGCGCAGCCTTAACCACTTTTGTTTCCCTTGCCGGTAGTTATTTGGTGATTATGCCAAACAATCCGCGTGCAGGTGGCATCTCTCGCCGTATTGAAGGCGATGAACGTATCGAATTAAAAGAAGCATTGAGTTCTTTAGATGTACCAGAAGGCGTAGGTCTTATCGTGCGTACAGCGGGTGTAGGTAAATCACCAGAAGAATTACAATGGGACTTAAAAGTACTGTTACATCATTGGGAAGCGATTAAACAAGCTTCACAAAGTCGTCCGGCGCCATTCTTAATCCACCAAGAAAGTGATGTGATTGTTCGTGCGATCCGTGATTACTTGCGTCGTGATATCGGTGAGATCTTAATTGATAGCCCGAAAGTATTTGAAAAAGCGAAAGCACACATCAAACTTGTGCGTCCAGATTTCATCAATCGTGTGAAACTGTATCAAGGCGAAGTGCCGCTATTTAGCCACTATCAAATTGAATCTCAAATTGAATCCGCCTTCCAACGTGAAGTACGTTTACCTTCTGGTGGTTCGATTGTGATCGATGTGACAGAAGCGTTAACAGCGATTGATATCAACTCGGCGCGTTCAACTCGTGGTGGTGATATTGAAGAAACGGCATTAAATACCAACCTTGAAGCGGCGGATGAAATTGCTCGTCAATTACGTTTACGTGACTTAGGTGGCTTAGTGGTTATCGACTTCATCGATATGACACCTGTTCGTCACCAACGTGAAGTAGAAAACCGTATCCGTGATGCCGTGCGTCAAGACCGTGCTAGAATTCAAATTAGCCGTATTTCTCGCTTCGGTTTGTTGGAAATGTCACGTCAGCGTTTAAGCCCATCATTAGGTGAGTCTTCTCACCATGTTTGCCCACGCTGTCAAGGTACGGGTAAAGTGCGTGATAACGAAAGTTTATCTCTTTCTATCTTACGTTTAATCGAAGAAGAAGCGTTAAAAGAAAACACCAAACAAGTACATACTATCGTGCCTGTACAAATTGCGTCTTACTTACTTAACGAAAAACGTAAAGCCGTTCATAGCATCGAAAAACGTCATGATGTTGATATTATCGTCGTGCCAAATGAAGCGATGGAAACGCCACATTTCAGCGTATTCCGTGTTCGTGAAGGTGAAGAGCTAAATGAATTAAGCTATAACTTAACGAAATTCCATGATGCACAAGATGATACATTTGTACCAGAAGAGTCTCTTGTTTCTCGCAATATCGAAACTGCAGCAGTGACCTCTGAGCAAGTGATGGAAAGTGCAGCAGTATCTTTATCGATCCCAACAGCTGCACCAGCACCGGTTGAGCGTAAATCGGAAAAACCGTCATTGTTTGCGAAAATTGTTGCCGCAATTAAAGGTTTATTTGCTTCTGAACCAAAAGAAGAAGAGAAAAACCAAAATAACCGTAATAATCGTAACAGCAACCGTAATAATCGTCGCAACCAAGAACGTCGCAATAATCGCCGTTCTCGCAATAACGAAAACAACGATAACGCGAAAAATACAGACGAAGAAAATACACGTCCAACTCGCGAGCGTGTAAATAATCGTCGCAATCGTCGTAATGGGAATGAAGAAGTGACATCTGAAAGTGCGGTTAATTTAGCTAATGTTTCTGATGATCATCGTCAAGAAGAAAAAGTAGAGAAACCAGCAGCAGAGCGTCGTCAACGTCGGGATTTACGTAAACGTGTTCGTATTGAGAACGATGCGAATAATATCCACAATAATATTGTCGAACAAGCTGAAGCACCTACAGTTAAAAATGAAGTGACTGAAAGTCATACCGTAGAGCATACGGAGGATAAACCTCGTCAAGAACGTCAGCGACGTACACCACGTCATTTACGAACATCGAATAATCAACGTCGTCGTCGTAATGAAGTGAAGTCACCAATGCCATTGTTTGCAGCGGTTGCTTCGCCAGAATTAGCAAGCGGTAAAGTTTGGGTTGATTATTCTGTTGTGAATTCAGTGAAAGAAAGTAATTTCTTATCTGTGGATGAACTGCTTGAGCAAGAAAAAACGAAAAAAGGTGTGATCACGCCTGCAATGGGTATTGTCGTGGAGGAAAAATCGGTAAAAACTCAGCCGGCTTTAGATTTTATTACTCAACCGGCAAATGAAGCGGTACAACAGAAAGTGCAAGAATCATTAGAACGCTTGCATCATAAATCAGAACCTATTGCTCAAATCGAAACAGCTGAAGTTGAACCACAAGAAAAAGCAGAATTTGTTCGTTCTTATGTGTTCACTGGTCGTGCAGGTACCATTTCAGCAGTACAGCACACTAAAGCAGCGATGACATTAGCTAAAGCACCTGATGAAGTGTCTAAACCATTCCCAATTGTAGAATGGACGGAGTCTCGCTATTACTTTAACGGTAAAGGAGCAGCAGGCCATCATAGTGCAATTAGTCATATTTATTCTGAAGCGACACAAGCGAAAGCAGAGTAA